From the genome of Camelus dromedarius isolate mCamDro1 chromosome 20, mCamDro1.pat, whole genome shotgun sequence:
CCAAATGCACACAGATCATTTGTAATCCTGCCCTGGAGTGCTGTGGAGCTGGCTCATTGCATATGCTCACAGCGTTTGTCAGTCTATTCAATCACTGCTACTTCCCGTGGCAAAGTGTACAGGGGCGTTTAGAAAACCAGTATGTCTCTATTTCCTGAAATCTACTATTAGGGTGTAGCGTCGTCAGTGCAGAGCACTGCTGCTTCACAATAGGAATAATCCTGAGCGTGTATCTTCGTTTTATTCATCTTCAATTTCTGTTTGACAGAACTTCATGCTGCTGGAAGATGTTACATTGACAGCTGAgagataatttgtttttaatccagaGAACAAGAGCCACTTGGGAAGTGACTATAAATGTCCTCTGGGTGTCCTGGAGACACGCCTCATCCCCGCCCTAGGGGGAATGCACCTCTGGGAAGGAAACAACTTTGATCAGTCAGTCTCTTtggaaaacagcaagagaaacaGATTTCAGTGATTCCTCCATGAGTCGTGGGGTCTGAGATAAAGGGAGCCCTTCCATTTCCAAATCAGCTCGCAAGCGGCGGCAGCTCTGTCATTCCTCCCAGGCAGAGGTTTTCAGCGAGGAACTGAGAAGAGAGTAAGGTTTCCCAACAAGCCTCTCTTTTCTGTCTGTATCGTCATGTAAATCGTGTGTGAAAGGTGGTCTTTCCTGTAACAAAGGTGTCATCAGCTTTCTTATTTCCAGCCCTTGTCTCAGCCGCCTGTACCTGGTAGATGTCCTGTTAAAGATGCTGGCCAAGCCGGCCTGATGCTTCGGTCTTTAGAACTAGAGTGTTCTCCTTGGGTCCATCCTTCTGCCTTCCTCATTTACGTAAGTACAGAAGCTTTATCCTCTAACTGAAACCTGTTCCCAGGGTCAGCCCTCCTGAGTCTCCAGAAGATGTTTCACTAATAGTTTGGAgaccttttcccttctttcctggaCCGTAGGGGCACAGGTTCCTTTTCCTATGAGGTAAATCACTGgcttcttattctttctttctatcaATTAGTGGCTCATCACCTAAGCTATTAcagcgcatatatatatatatactttactTATGTATTACTAAATTCATGTATGCACAACACTAAAGTAAATCAAAGGTCTTTAAGGGCCAGGATGCTTTTATATTTGTCATCTTtgaagatatatacatacatatatatgtcatgTATTTGTCatatatactaaatatatattaaatatacatatatttgtcatatacacagaatatatatgtacatatatatttgtcatataagtgtatatataaatgtgtgtgtgtgtatgtgtgtgtgtgtgtatgaggctGGAGGTCTTCAAAGACCAGGACTCCATATTCATCCTCATGTCCCCGTATCCAACCCTGAATGACACACAAGTAAGATTAATCAATAAGATCAGTAAATACATGATGAACTGAACAGAGCTAACCTCTGCACAGTCGCCTCTCCTCATTTCCACTAGCCGGATTTTACTTACACATGTCTAAGTGTCTTAGAAACCTTTCCTCACTGATGGACCAGGTCTCTTAATGGATGACACTGGTGTCCTTGGTTGCCTCACCTGATCCCCTGAAAAGTGCCTGGGTATCATGCTGACTGTGTGACAACATGGAAGCTTTCACAGTGATGTTGAACCCTGCAGTCTCGTTTGGGGGTgcttctctttcttgctctgaAAACAACCACCTTTCTTACTTCTTTCAGGTCCTTTAATGGGCCAAACTCTCCCTGGTTGCAGGCCTATTAATATGTGTTTTCTCTCCTTGAAACACTCTGATGTATGTTTTTTGTCATCGAAGATCTACTTATACTTTCTTCCAGGAGAAAGGCCCCTCACATCAGAGCTGtagattattatttatattatatcttAACCTTGGGAATCTATGTTCCTAGTTCAGAtcctgaaatacatttttttcaacatatgcattttaAGTACATGCTGTATCACACAATGAaagagcaaaaatgaaaaagaagtccCAAATAATAGACCAACAGCAAGAGACAGGCTGACTGGTGATGGCCagaaagcagaggctcagaggcagagagagggttAGGGTCAGAAAGTAGTCAAGCAAGGGTTCCAAccctctgtctccccagcagAAATTCCCTATTGAGAATTTCTCTACCCAAGGCTAACTGGACACAGGGTCTGTCTCTTAAAAATCTGGTCCCCAGTGCCCATCATGAAGCTTATGTCAGAGTAAGAACTCAAAATTAGAATGtaattatgaatgaatgaatgaatgaatgaataagggaatgaatgactgaaacataaataattttgaagaacACAATATTGAAATCAACTAGTAACATTTGCTTTCCTACTGTTTCTGTTTGAGATTTGCGGCATGCGGCTGGCACAGATGGCCCTGAGACTGCAGCCGTCTACATATTTACTCCGCTCCCCCTCGCTCTCACTCTCTCCCCACGCCCACCCTACCCCCAACCAGGAACGGTCAGGAATCACAAATAACTCCACTACTCCCTTAAGCATCTGCCTCTGATCACAGTGTGAGTCCACCAATCTTGTAATAGACTCCACAAGTGTTTTCCTTGGGTTAAAAAACTCATCAAAATTAATACtaaattaaaaatgggaaagtTCACAGTGAGACGGCTGTCATGTGTAAGTGAAACATGAATGCGGTCTGGCAAATAATGAGTTCTAAAGTTCTTCTCTATTCTCTAAACTAtgtataaagaataaaaagagggTGAAAGGAACATCTTCCTATTGCCACCTATCAAATAAGGCCAGCGTAATTTGTAAGTTGATAACAAACTTGCCTTGTTTGTATTATGGACAATCCTCCTGTTGGGCTGCTCCCCGCAGGCCTGCAAGCCCTGTATTTGCCCAGCCTCAAGCCCGAAGAAAAGAGCCAGAAGTCAGCAACAGAGATATCAGAGGCTTAATGGATTGGGAAATCTTgcatgtctgaagcaaggtcctggagtgacACCCCACCCACTGTGCATGGCAGGCAGACCATGGCAGTAGTCTCTGATACCAGGGGAGAGGGAGATTGCCAGTTATAAGGGGAGCTGACGTCAGGTTgcctcatcagttaccagggaaaccagcagaagAGCATGCCTCTCACCACCCCTTTGATAAGCTATCATAGTGGAGAGGTTCTGATCTAAAGATTAGAACAATCgctagctggggctgggggcaaggaTGCAGGCATTTACTATTAGGCTCTATGATTAAGAGGGAAGGTCAGTCAGGCAAGTAGGGTGTGGGTGGTGCAGGGACTGGTGGAGCAAGGgctgtacagagagcaagagaacagacATCTTGGGTAGCCCGATCTTCCACTTCCAAACTGAAATCGGTGTTGAACTGAAGAAAAGAGCTACAGACttggggggagggtttagcttaagtggtacagtgcatgcttagcatgcacaaggtcctagattcaatccccagtacctccattgaaaaaaccaactaaataaataaacctaattacctcccccctgcaaaaaaccaaaacaaacaaacaaacaagagctACAGACTTGAGTGGAATCTTAGTGGTTATTGAATTCAGTACGAATGAAGCATTCTGGGGCCTGGGGCACAGGAAATAAGCAACACTGTAGGACTGAGGATGTGGGACGACTGCACAAAAACGTCCTCCCCGTAATAACTATGGTCTTCAGCCTTGTCACTCAAAGCGGTCTGCACACCTGCagcactggcatcacctgggagtttgttaaaaatgcagactctcaAGCCGCTCCCCAGTACTACTAAATCAGAGTCTGCAGTTTAACAAGATTCCCCAGGTGATTCGTATAGATGTTTGAGCGGCTTTGCTCTAAATCACAGCATTCATAGTGTCCACTGAGCACAGATTAATTCACTTCAGGGTCACTTTAGAATTTATTATCCAGATTGGGACATTAGTGAGTGTGAAAAAGGAGTGTTAaaagaattataattttatacttaaaaacatTTAGTTATTAAGAAATAAGTTAATTCTTATATGCAAGTGGATCTGTAAAACAGTTGCAGTTACAAaccacctttaaaaataaaatcctttctaaaaaattgaaataaaacgTATCAATGTAtactaaagaaaatattattttatgattatgtTATGAATGTTAACATAAGTGCTAGGTTAGAGTCTGATATATTAGTGTgaactctattttaaaatatatgtggtaCAGAAATAAATGTAGAAATGTGTGCAGAACCCCTGGAGGGAGCAtagtcctgctgacaccttggtatcagacttctggcctctagagcTGTGAaacaataaattcctgttgtctTAAGTCACCGCGTTGGTCGTAATTGTTACAGAGGTCATTTGAGACTGACACGCCCCCTTCTCCCTACCTGCAGAGAATGTTTCAGCTAGACTTCAGTgtatcagagaaagagaaaaattagctGGGGTTTTAGCTGCTTGCCTTAGTATTTCCTTCTGCTTTAGTGGAGAAAGGAACATGATGAGTACAGGGAATCTGAAAACAGGACTCACGTCTCTGGCTCTTACCATTAACTTTGTAACTTTGGGTTCTTAAAATCTGGTACTTGAAAAAATCTGACCCTGAGTTTTGCCTGAAAATGAGGCGGTTCCTCCACGTGAttaaaagattttcaaatataGTTTACAGATTGCATTATgacttaatttttagttttaatttcaaCATTAAAACACGTATCTTGGGCTGCACCTTGCTGGCCTACAAGACCTATGCTCGCTTAACTTCAAGACTgaagagcccagagtcagcaacagagataTCAGTGGTTTAAAGGATCGGGGGAgcttacatgtctgaagcaaggtcctggagcgacTCCCCACCGTGTGCGGGCAGGACAGGGCAGCAGTCTCCGCTCCTGGGGGCAAGGGGAGGTTAGCAGTTACAGGGGGAATTGATGTCAGGGTTgctcattggttaccagggaaaccagcagaggggcacgcCCTCACCACCTCTTTGATGAGAACAATCACTACCTGGAGCCTGGGGCAAGTACTAGGAAGATCAGCATGTGAGTGGGATACAGGTGGGGCAGGTACgaggggatgtacagagagcaagaggacaGCCACCTTCAGTGGACTGACCACACAACATATgctgaattatttgaaaattgtaaTAGTTTTAAATGCTCAAATGTGTTACATATTAGGTGGCAGCACTTTGAAGGCCAACTGTGCAATAAATTCTGCGACCAGaatatatctgtttattttgGTGTTGACTGCATTAGACAGCTTCTCATTCTGTCTCTGCTCAATTGAATGATTCTCAGTTGTGCTCGAGGGAGGACAACAGAGAATACCCTAGGGCTGCTTTGCCAAAAAACCCCGGGCCCACTCTAAGATAGTCTGATTTGGTAGGTTTTCCTATTCTGTAGAGGGTTTAATACTATAGAACCTAGAAACCATGGCTCTTTTTATCATCTTTCCCCCAGACCATGCAACCCATGCTAATATTCTCACCTGCATGTTGTCTTGTTGAACACGGAGCACTTTTATCAGTGAGAGCTGAAGatgtttgatttcttctttgatttggTCTTCAATATCTGCAGTTTTGTAACCCATACCCAGACCTGTCCTTCTCCATTCACCTGGTGGAGACACTCACTACCCACATTTGGGCCATCACTACGCCCTTCTAATGTCCCTCTCCCTGACATCTAGGCCTCATACTCCCTCCATCACTTCTCCTAACACAATTTACATTTCGTGACTCTATTTAAGAAGCAAAGTTCAAAGCAAGCCTATATTTCTCAGCCTGGCCTTCCAGGTCTTCTGACACCAGATTCCTATTTATACCCCTTATTTTCTTGAACATTCCAACCCGAGCCcctcttcttttcaaaaaaaaattgtgtattcaCTCTACCCTCACAAGTATCATTTACAATGCTCTCTACATGTAGAAATACCTCTATCTTTCTCTCTACTCTGCAGGGTCTGGTTCTGGTCCAGATGTCACTATTTCAGCCTTTGCCATCTATTTCCTTGTGTGAATGGCTATTAGAGCTTATTTTCAACTATACAAACAATACTTGAAGTATTCTTTTAGGTATAGTACACAGATATTTCAGGGCTCCCAAAAGGACAGGTAGCTTTCCTTATCACTTTATCCCTCTTTCTAGACCCTACCCTATCCACAGCCCTTCCCAACTTCTTCACCCCATATCAGTATCCCTTTTTCTTTTCGTCTTTCTATTGTACTTAGCCTGACTCAGGCTTCACACCCTGCCCTAGTTTACCATTTAGTGTTTCCAATCACTGTCACATATTGGATACACCTGCACAGATTTAAAAAGCTTCCCAGAACCCAGAGAGGAATTTTCTTTAACAGAGCTAGTGTGAGGCCCAATGTATCAAAAATACACATACTTTGGCATTTATAAAATGTTCCCTAAGTGATTCTAATGAGGGGACAGTGTTGGGCTCCAGTAAACTGAGTCAGATTACACCTTTAGAGAAGCAATCATGTATTATTCCTCTTTGCTTTCATCCTCAAAATGGTGCGGACAATCCTAGGTGATCAATAAAAATACGTTGAttgactgattttctttcttttccttcctttccttccttccttctttcctcctttcctttccttctctctctctttcttcttcatttttttaaagagagaagagaaaaaggaagaagctgGGGGAGAAGTCCTGTTAAGAATGCCCAGTCTTGCCAGTTCCCACCTGAGAACGGAGCACGTCTTCACGAACAGCCGTGTAGATCCCAAAGTATCTGGTATTTTAAGAGATTGCTGCAAAAATCTATTAAGCATATCAGGTCTGTTCACCTCATTGTTTAGTCACTGCCTGAAATGGAAGACACCAGCTAAGGTCgagtttatgtttaaaaatagttattcttAACAAGCTACTGGAGAAAAGTTATTGAGAACACAgtattttcttgttgttttgtCACAGTATTTATATGCTATGTTTGGGGCTAGCACCTTAGGTTCATTATGTTACCAAATCCAATAAGGATAAATAATAGTGCATGACAACCTACCTGCAAACAGCGCATCTTAGTCACAGATGAGGTAATTGCCTTTCCAGATCGGAGCGCTTCTCAAACTGCAGTAGACTGCAGTCTATCCTGATTGGCAACAGGCACCACCTTGCCTACTGAATGAACCACATCTCAGCATTGCTGGGTAGCCCACTAGGCCCTCCATGATCTAACCCACGTTATCTGCTGTCCACTCCCCCTCAACATGCAAACCCTTGGACTATACAAATGAGCTGTGTGAAAACTAGTGTCTTTTACAAACTGCCAACAtgaaatttgtacatttttactCATTAGAGTCACTTTACCAAACCACTTCACTGCTCCTCAAAATGCAAACCTCTCTCTCTGATAAACTCCATCAAAAAGTTGGGTGCATTTGATCAACTTTGATGCCAATTCTTACAGTACACTTTGTAAGCCTTTCAGACATTcatgaaattattctttttctgtgctgcagtggtggtggggggtagAGAACAGAAAGATAGTGCttattatatacaaataataatgataataatgatgaacTTTTCTAGTTTGCATAGAACTTTTCTAGTCTCTAGCTCATTTTAATATAAGTTATATTAACTGGGTGCATATAAAGGACAGTCAGCCCCTTTACTGGTTTGTCATCTTGTCACTACAGCTATCCAGTACTGTTCTGAACCTATTCTTGTTACAAAGATGAGGTATATACGGTTTCCcttgaattttaaaggaaaaaaagaagccagacatctCCAACAATCTGGAATTTTATTCCATCCATATACATGCATAGTAACAACATTTGTTGAGAAATTATTTCTATCAGAAGTAGAACATTATCTCTGTGATCACCAGGTGCAGTATTGCTACTCTTCTATTTAAATAGATCTTATATATGAATTAAATTCATACTTGCAGCATTGAGTTTAGGGTTTTGATTGAGACTGTGCCtttcaaaagataaaactgaTTAATACTACCTCATTACTTAACAATACTGCTTCCAGTAATTTTGTTCATTCTTATAAAGTATTGCATTTAACAGCAAAGGTTTAAAAATTGAGAGAGCTGCATCAGCGAAAGAAAATACAAGTactatacaagaaaaaaattgccatCTTCATTTAACATACATGTTTAAGATTAAGAAAATGGACAGAAACATACGGCTACATACAAATGCAAAGCCTAGTGACTAAGAGACTGTATCTGCTAAAATATAAAGTGCAAACGGAGCCTGATTATCCAAGAATTGAAATCTTAAGGCGAACTTAGAGCATGTGTATTTAGAACATCTTTGCAAGTTATATTTtagcatatacatatatctgcAACAGCATATAAGAAGAAATCAAGATACACAAGTGCTTTTGAAGCTATTTCTAAAATGCTCTTCTGTATTGTTTGTgactattttctttaaaagctacTATACAGTGCAAACCATATGTGCTACACAATAACTATACAATAACATTACAAATGACtttaatataaagtttttaaataaaaaataacataaccACAGCTATGAATACTGCtggtaaaataaattaattttttttttgttttgaaaatggcaCCAATAATACACTTTACTAATGGACTGTAATGAAATTATACCTCAAGTCTTCGACTCAGCCATACTGAATTATCTCCTGATTGCCCAGATGTAATTCaaacagctttttcttttttgtttttttgtttttgtttttttctggactgGGTAGAACAACATACTAAACACTGGTACCAAAGATGACGGATGTTTCTTTAATTTCGTTATTTCATTTGACGTGTTCCGCGGCATGTGATGAGCAATAAAACTTCTTGTGAGTTATAAAGTTTGAGAGGTTGTTGAACTGGATGTCACACAGCCGGCAGTACTTCCCACTGGTGGGGGCCTGGGTGGAGCCGTTCACACTTTTCGCTATACTAGACAACTGTTCCTCCGCGGAGGGAATTCCCGGTGAGACGTTCTCGTTGGTGGCCAGTGGGTTCTCAGAGATCCAGGAGGGAGACTTGTGGCCATCTTCAAGCGGAGGGTTCTGAGAAATGTTCTCTTGCTGTGGGTTGGCGGCAGGTCGCTCGTCTTGCTTCAGTCCACCGTTCACGATGACCATGCCTCGATTTTTGGGCAACAACGGCAGGGAATCTTTCTTGGGCACCGCGCACCCATTGGAAGAAGCCTGGCCTTTGGGAGATTCATTTCCCTCGTTTGTGCTTTGCTCGACGTCAGTGTTGTGGATGACAAGAGAACCAGAAATATAATCACTTGGCTTTATTCCATAATACGGAGAAAGCTGGTCGGCGGCGGCGCCTTTTGCCTTCTTTATTGCTCCGGGGTAAAGGCATTGTGgaagaaacaaatgtttgttttcttcttttgtcgCGATGAGCTGGGCAGCTTCGCTGAATACTTTCAGACCCTGCAGGGTTGCTAAGTGGGATGAAAATAAGTTTCCATTGGGGGAGGGCTGCTTTAGATTcccatttttttcacattttatgatGCTTCTTTCATAGCTGACATCAGGGCTGTTTCGTTCGCTCTCAGGATTCGGAAACGCTTTGCTGTCGAGAGGACCCAGGTCGTTACGCTGATGCGCAGTGACCGGGCAGAAATTCTGCTTGTGGGCCAGGTAGTTTTCTACCTTGTTGAAACTGATCTTGCACACGGTGCACTCGTGGTAGTCCAGCAGCCTTTTGGGAGACGTGGTTGTCCGCTCAGACTGGGATAAACACTTCTTGCTGAGGTCGATGGGCACGTCCATCTCTAGGCAGGGAACACTGGAGTGAGTAGTGTCACATTTAGAAACCGGAACACATTTGTTAATCGTCAGGGAAGTTTCCAAGTGCTTTGAGACAATTCCTGGAAAGATATCACATCTTGGGTGGTAGCACTCTCCCAGCCCTTCCGTGGGTTCTTGAGTGGAGGTACAAGGACTGCTGAGGTTGGCTACGTCAAGAAACCGCTGCTGGACCAGCGGAGGCCTCTGCTCCTGCTCGGGCAGACACATCTCGTACATCTTCCTGCGCTTGCGCGTGCGCATGGTTCTCTGCATGGCAGGCACTTTGTTGGAAGCGGACCTCTTTAGTGGAGGGTCGTGCCGCGTAGCACAGTAATACTGTTTGTGGACCATGTACGTTTCGTGCCGGCTGAAAGTAATGTTGCAGGCTTCACAGGTAGTCTTATTTGGGTCACTTTCCCCATCCACTAAGGGGACACTGGGATTCTTCACATCAAGAGGTTTTCCATTAATTTTATCATCATTGCTGTTGGGGGTGGAGAGCTTCTTGGCTTGAGGGGAAAAGTCCTTGTCGTGGCCCTTCCCATTTGGCCCAATTAAATCTAACACAGTGGAAGAATTGATGCAGGATGTCTGAAGAAGTGGGTTCTCAGGATCAGCAGAATGAGAGGCTGGATTGAGAAGGTTTATGGAGGTTTGGCCCGTGTTGGGACTCACGGCCTCAGGCATCTTTTCCGAAACCCCAGGGAACTCAGGGGACTTGGCCATCTGCTGCCATCGGCTGCTGCAGTAATGTTTTTTGTGCACTAGGTAATTATCCAAATTATTGAATGTTATGTTACACTCAAAACAGGTAGCCCCCTTGGGCATCAGGGGGCTGTAAATGACGGGAGGGTAGCTGCTACTTCCGTGCCTCAGTCGCCGGTGTACCAGTTCAGACATCTTGGCCAAGATCTCTGACGCTTGAGGGACCATTGTGATATCCTGGGGAAAAGCAAACTGAGATAGAAAGGGTCCCACAGGAAAAGAAGGCCCAATATTAGGCTGAACTGGAGATGAGGCGAGTCTTGGACTAGAGGGCTCAGACTTTATTTTCGTGTAAGAAaagctttgtttgtttgctgtagGCTGAATCTCCGGTCTCTGGTTAGTGAGAAAGAGCTGAGTCTTTTTCTCACACTTGTCCAGCTCTGTGTCAGAGCTCGCATCTTTAGTCTGCATGGCCTTTTGGCTCTGGGGGAGTTCACTTCTGGTCAGCAAGTCTGTGGCTGGCGGTAAGCCGTCTTCGGTTCCACTTGGAGAGTGTTCCAGGTCACTTTCTCTCGGAAGTTTGCTGCCAGGGACATGGAGCTCCTGGTGCTGCAGTAACTCCCTCTGAGTCTGGAAGCCGAAGTGGCAGTGATTGCATCGGAAGGCAGCTTGAGTGAGATGGGAGAACAGGTGTTGGTGAAAGTTGATCACAGAATCAGCAGTATAGCTACAGACGGTGCATTTTAGACTAGCACCAGGGGGGAGGAATTCTTCCATTTTCACTCCTGGAGAAACATACGAAGTCAGAATACTGAGAACCACACATACTGGTTTTCTATTGATATGAATCATTACTAATGACCTAATGTCTTCAACACAGCAGAAACGAACTGAAATCTTTCAGAATCTCATTTGtgatattaatttttctttcttgtgacaTCTTTCCCCATGTGTGATATAATAACCGCGCTTCATAGTTTCCAGGGCACTTTCCTGAGTATCATCTCATTGTAGCAGGAGAGTCATCACTGTTTCAATTTTACAGGTCAGGAAGCAAATTCAGGGAGGCCAAAGGAACTGATTGTAAAGCTATTCAGTGATGGGCCCAGCCCAAACTtcagattttagaatttttaatccAGTACCCTTCTTACCACAACACTATGCTCTGTATTAGGAAGAAACAGGCATTCCTTAGAGTTGATACTGATGACCTGTGTGCAAACCAAGTAACTCAGTGCATTTAGTGCACTAGATTAGGTCTTCACTTAAAAGAATACAACTAGGAACCATTTTGCAAAGTAATTAATAACTTCAATAATTTATCTTTGGTATAAATTTAGAATGTTATTTTAAACTGAACATGGTTTATCTCTATCCAGGGCTGACAGTCAGCTGGTACCAGTACACTGATAGAGTCATTTAGGACCAACACCTATGCTGATCGATCACTGCCTGTTTCTAGCCGGTTATTAGCACTGACTGGTGGATGAGCCTCAATGCAATATTGTAATTtacaagaaatatgtatttggtcatTCAGATGAGCAAAATATGTTTCTCATATATGTTTGGTCTTCATCCTtggttcctggctcacagcttcTAAAACTTTTGGAATTTCCTGTGATAAGAGTGATAAAGGTGTCTTTGTTATGTtgatgaggtgacttttggaaagccctcAGGTAAGCTAAGGATGGGAGCTGGTTACCAGGAGAATGGACCTTGTGATTGGAGGGTTGAACTGTCAGTCTTCTCCACTTCTGGGAAGAGGGGCCTAAAACTAAGTTCAACTGACCTTGGCCACTGACTTGATCACGCGTCAGTAGTGAAGCCTCCTTAAAACCCCGCAAAAAACAGAGTTCAGAGAGCCTCTGGATTGGTCAAcatgtggagatttggggagactGGTAGGCACGGAAACTCCTCGCCCTTTCCCCAAACCTTGCCCCATGCCTCTcatccatctggctgttcctgagttatatccttttataataaacagtAATTTAGTGAGTAAATGgggttttctgagttctgtgagccactctaacaaattaatcaaaccaaGGGGGTGTCTTGGCAAATTCTGATTTATAGCCATGGGTCAGAAACACAGCAGACTGAAGTCTGAACTGGGGTAGGGATGGGTAGCCAGTCCTGTAGGACCAACCCCATAATCTGTGCAGTAATCTGAGTAGTGTCAGTGAGTGAGGTTGATTGCAGGACACCCACCTGCTGTCTGAAGAATTACTTGGTGCGGGGGACCCCTCCCCCTGTGGATTGGAATTGGGATCCAGATACTTTTACTCATTAAAGTCAACTCTTTTTCCCATTTGTTGGTATATGGTTGAACCAGGTTTGGATCATCCTCTGCACTCTAGACTAAAATGAGAATTGCCCCTTATAAGATGAAAATATACCAGTCCTATACAGGTAAAAGGGGACTTatatctgtctctttttctccttagctaatccaatacttttttttttcttttgagctgGAAATATCCTTCtatctctatttttgttttgtgcatGACTTTACTCACCATGTGAGACACCAACGTGTTTCTGCCTCCCCTGCATAAAGATAGCTCATTTgtagggaaagggaagagaagagaatgggTAGAGAGGAAATTGCCTATTTTTATAGGTATAAAGACGAAAGCTTGCATTGTACTAGAGCATGGGAGGCTGGAGTTAGTTTTCTTAAACTGAGTatgtatttcagttttaaattatTCAACCCAAGCAAAACCAGCAAAGGGAGTCACCTAGAGTTGCCTTACAAGTTTTGTATTCTAGATGCTGAAGAACTGTG
Proteins encoded in this window:
- the ZFPM2 gene encoding zinc finger protein ZFPM2 isoform X4, with product MDLNNNSLKTKAQVPMVLTAGPKWLLDVTWQGVEDNKNNCIVYSKGGQLWCTTTKAIAEGEELIAFVVDFDSRLQAASQMTLTEGMYPARLLDSIQLLPQQAAMASILPTAIVNKDIFPCKSCGIWYRSERNLQAHLMYYCSGRQREAAPVSEENEDSAPQISSLCPFPQCTKSFSNARALEMHLNSHSGVKMEEFLPPGASLKCTVCSYTADSVINFHQHLFSHLTQAAFRCNHCHFGFQTQRELLQHQELHVPGSKLPRESDLEHSPSGTEDGLPPATDLLTRSELPQSQKAMQTKDASSDTELDKCEKKTQLFLTNQRPEIQPTANKQSFSYTKIKSEPSSPRLASSPVQPNIGPSFPVGPFLSQFAFPQDITMVPQASEILAKMSELVHRRLRHGSSSYPPVIYSPLMPKGATCFECNITFNNLDNYLVHKKHYCSSRWQQMAKSPEFPGVSEKMPEAVSPNTGQTSINLLNPASHSADPENPLLQTSCINSSTVLDLIGPNGKGHDKDFSPQAKKLSTPNSNDDKINGKPLDVKNPSVPLVDGESDPNKTTCEACNITFSRHETYMVHKQYYCATRHDPPLKRSASNKVPAMQRTMRTRKRRKMYEMCLPEQEQRPPLVQQRFLDVANLSSPCTSTQEPTEGLGECYHPRCDIFPGIVSKHLETSLTINKCVPVSKCDTTHSSVPCLEMDVPIDLSKKCLSQSERTTTSPKRLLDYHECTVCKISFNKVENYLAHKQNFCPVTAHQRNDLGPLDSKAFPNPESERNSPDVSYERSIIKCEKNGNLKQPSPNGNLFSSHLATLQGLKVFSEAAQLIATKEENKHLFLPQCLYPGAIKKAKGAAADQLSPYYGIKPSDYISGSLVIHNTDVEQSTNEGNESPKGQASSNGCAVPKKDSLPLLPKNRGMVIVNGGLKQDERPAANPQQENISQNPPLEDGHKSPSWISENPLATNENVSPGIPSAEEQLSSIAKSVNGSTQAPTSGKYCRLCDIQFNNLSNFITHKKFYCSSHAAEHVK
- the ZFPM2 gene encoding zinc finger protein ZFPM2 isoform X2; protein product: MSRRKQSKPRQIKRPLEDAIEEEEEECPSEEADVISKGDFPLEESFSTEFGPENLSCEEVEYFCNKGDDGVQEAAESDGDTQSEKPGQPGAETDDWDGPGELEVFQKDGERKIQSRQQLPVGTTWGPFAGKMDLNNNSLKTKAQVPMVLTAGPKWLLDVTWQGVEDNKNNCIVYSKGGQLWCTTTKAIAEGEELIAFVVDFDSRLQAASQMTLTEGMYPARLLDSIQLLPQQAAMASILPTAIVNKDIFPCKSCGIWYRSERNLQAHLMYYCSGRQREAAPVSEENEDSAPQISSLCPFPQCTKSFSNARALEMHLNSHSGVKMEEFLPPGASLKCTVCSYTADSVINFHQHLFSHLTQAAFRCNHCHFGFQTQRELLQHQELHVPGSKLPRESDLEHSPSGTEDGLPPATDLLTRSELPQSQKAMQTKDASSDTELDKCEKKTQLFLTNQRPEIQPTANKQSFSYTKIKSEPSSPRLASSPVQPNIGPSFPVGPFLSQFAFPQDITMVPQASEILAKMSELVHRRLRHGSSSYPPVIYSPLMPKGATCFECNITFNNLDNYLVHKKHYCSSRWQQMAKSPEFPGVSEKMPEAVSPNTGQTSINLLNPASHSADPENPLLQTSCINSSTVLDLIGPNGKGHDKDFSPQAKKLSTPNSNDDKINGKPLDVKNPSVPLVDGESDPNKTTCEACNITFSRHETYMVHKQYYCATRHDPPLKRSASNKVPAMQRTMRTRKRRKMYEMCLPEQEQRPPLVQQRFLDVANLSSPCTSTQEPTEGLGECYHPRCDIFPGIVSKHLETSLTINKCVPVSKCDTTHSSVPCLEMDVPIDLSKKCLSQSERTTTSPKRLLDYHECTVCKISFNKVENYLAHKQNFCPVTAHQRNDLGPLDSKAFPNPESERNSPDVSYERSIIKCEKNGNLKQPSPNGNLFSSHLATLQGLKVFSEAAQLIATKEENKHLFLPQCLYPGAIKKAKGAAADQLSPYYGIKPSDYISGSLVIHNTDVEQSTNEGNESPKGQASSNGCAVPKKDSLPLLPKNRGMVIVNGGLKQDERPAANPQQENISQNPPLEDGHKSPSWISENPLATNENVSPGIPSAEEQLSSIAKSVNGSTQAPTSGKYCRLCDIQFNNLSNFITHKKFYCSSHAAEHVK